actagtgtttaataaaattatattgaactgttgttgtttggatttaaaatgtctaaaatgaacatgttttaaattaatcaacgatgcaattataaaagggaaaatatgaaaaaatgttcataatgtttacaactaggaataattttacttttaacgtctaaaattgtgcaattttacccataacactggcaggtaagagcaattttacccctaaaattggcaagttgggtcgatttaagatattattagaaaatatagatattttatttcttattctacaccaattacaCACATCAGAAgttttaaaaaagagatttcatatttttgtgatttaataataaaattaaaaattaatatctaTAAATTCGGTAatctatttgaattttttttgcccaactcgtacaaaagacaatatatttttttattttcttaaaaaaaattcatgtctaatcatatgtttgtgatctgttactaacgatgataaaatggtacacatgtgaaatgtagatgacaatattcatgatcaATAATACAGTTtgtaaattatttctcaaattgacacaacttgtcaatgttaggggtaaatttgatTTTGACAACCAATATTAGGAGTATagttgcaccattttagacgttaaaggtaaaattgctcttagctataaatgttagaggtatttttgcactttatcctattataaaataaaaaatgtgttacacaaatcaataaaaataatctatataaaaaataaaaaaattattgaacggaATAAAACATTGTTCTTCcgataattatgttgtagaaatataaataatgttaaaaaataaatatattttgtggaaataagatggataattttatcaataacaaataactacatacaactgtttatgaaaagtttcaaataggagcttttcgtgaaacgctaaAAAACGATGCAGTTTTCAGAAAAAATGTTAAAACTGCGTTTATATAAACTTAACCAAATACTATATTTTCTACGGTTTGgaatgaaacgctaaacgctgctccgaaaaactaaaacaaacAGCCTCATACTATGAATTCACCTCgtcaattaattttatttcaaatgCAAAATAGATTTAATTTCAACTTGGCTGCCTCTTCGTCAAAGAATGACAAGTAATTAGATTTTGTGCAGTCGGACAAGAAATTAATAATTGAGTAGGTTAACCATCGATCCTTATATAAGAATAATGTTTGTgttaatttgaaaataaaacCGTTGTAACAAAATACATAATAGGTAGTTGAAGTAGGTTTGAATGATTAAACAGTTGGTTCATCCAACAATCCTGACCTCCTTTTTATTCCTTTATTTCAAAATCctacttaaataaaatccaaacCCAAACATTATCTAATTCACCCCAATTCCAAACATGATGAAGTTTGTGGTATTAATCATTACCATTTTAGGCATTTTTAGTAACAGATGCGAAAGCAAGATTGTGCAGTTCATATTCGGAGATTCCCTTTCAGATGTGGGCAACAACAAGTACCTCTCTCGGAGTCTAGCTAATGCAAACCTCCCTTGGTACGGCATAGACTTCGGCAGTGGCCTGCCTAATGGCAGATTCACTAATGGCCGCACCGTAGCTGATATAATAGGCGATCAAATGGGCCTGCCGAGGCCACCTGCTTTCCTTGACCCTTCTTTAACAGAAGATGCAATTTTGGATAATGGTTTAAACTATGCTTCTGGTGGTGGTGGCATCTTGAATGACACTGGTAACTTATTTGTAAGTATCTTCTGCACTTCATTTCTTATCCGATTGAACAAAAAGTACTGACCTCGTATTAACAAAATTGGGCAGATTCAAAAGTTGTGTCTGAATAAGCAAATAGAGTTATTTGAAGGAACACAAGTTTTGATCAGGAACAAAATTGGGAAGCAAGAAGCGGATAAGTTCTTCGGAGAAGCTAGATATGTGGTTGCTTTAGGAAGCAATGATTTCATTAACAATTACTTGATGCCTGTTTATAGTGACTCCTGGACATACAATGATCAGACTTTCATTGATTATTTAATGGAAACCCTTCAAGGACAAATTACTGtaagtctatatatatatatttcattggttATTTAATGTTCATTCGTTAGATTTGAACTGATTAAATATAAGTGAAATGAAATGCAGAGGTTACACAGCTTAGGAGCTAGGCAGCTGATGGTATTTGGGCTAGGGCCAATGGGATGCATTCCACTCCAAAGGGTTCTAACCACATCAGGTGGTTGTCAAGACAGAACAAATAAACTAGCACTTAACTTCAACCAAGCATCAACAAAGTTACTAGATTCTCTATCCTCAAGGCTTCCAAATGCAACCTTCAAATTCGGAGATGCATATGATGTTGTTAACGATGTAATAACAAATCCGACACCATATGGATTCAATAACTCAGACTCACCATGTTGTTCATTTGGGAGAATAAGACCAGCACTGACATGTATACCAGCATCAACGCTGTGCAAAGATAGAAGCAAGTATGTGTTTTGGGATGAATATCATCCTTCAGATAGAGCTAATGAGTTGATTGCTAATGAGCTTATTAAGAAATTTGGGTTTCTACGTGTTAATGACACGGATTCTCCTTCACCTGCTGTTGCCCCTTCCCCATAGAAACCCCATTTTGATCTTCGGTTTCATCTATACAATATGTTCTTTTTGTTTATACTTTCCAATTGTATGCTTTCTTGATATACTGATAACCATATTGTGCTTTTGTAATTCATAGAGTTTCACATTAATTCATTTCGAATCAAATTTGTACttaaatgtttttgttttatctcttaacatttttaattttggatCAATTTTGAGTCCAAATAACAACAGTACATGGAAGAATTTTGAGTCAAAATTGCTAAAAGATCAAACAGCACGGTTCGAATTTATGTGGTCAGTAGATTTATCTCTGATAGGCGTGAATCAAAATTGCTAAAAGATCAAACAGCACGGTTCGATAAACCTATATGGTAACTTGATTCTGCTTGTTTGTTTCAGGAGTTACATGTGTTGTTGGCttttttttttagggtaaatttcaaataaaaccctcgtgatttcactaattttcagataaaggaccgtgatttactttttcttaAAAACGAGGATTGATGTTTTCAACTTTatcaaaataaggactttttcgattgatactattaaaatcaccattgacgaattcaaaaataacatattttaagaattactaatattctaagcaactttaattcttcaacttttttattttgagattatttagatgaagtttggtaaagagagagaaagttaatatttagagagagaaagttccaaaaaagatgattttcgaaaatcgaaaatgtagttccatagaaaatatgacattaaataactttaattcttgaaatttttcattttcaggtcgttaaggatggttttaatagcattaatccaagtgtgaaacctcaatcctcgttttgacaaaaagtaaaccacagtcctttatctgaaaattagtgaaaccacatgagttttatttgaaatttacccttttttttatgGTAACTTGATTCTTATTTGTATCCTCCTCAACCTGCGTCCTTAAGGTTTCCATATTAAATAAATACCGcggataaattttttttatgactaGTCCTAGATATATTGTAtagattaatttagaaataaGAAAAGTCTAACTTGCTAAATCTttcaacacaaaaaaaaaatcaatgctGATATTTCAATACTCCCCTACAACATTGATTTTTAATAATTCATACTTGCTTATCATTCTAAATTGTTTTATAAAATATTCAAACTTTGTAGCATTAAACCCTTTTGTAAATATGTGAGTAACTTGGTCTTCTTTTTTCACGTACTGCATCTTAATGTCTCCATGTAAAACATTCTCTCGTACAAAGTGATAATGAACCTCAACATGTTTGGTTCTGGCGTGGAACATTTTTAGTCAAGTGGATAGCTGACTGATTATCATAATATAATTGTACCGAGTAATCGACGGCTGATGAAGATCTTTCATAAGTTGTATAAGTGAGGTACATTCTCGAGCTGATGTTGCTATTGCCATATACCCTGCCTCGGTACTTGATAAAGAAATAGTAGATTGTCTTTTACTGCAGCAAGATATATGTGTTGATCTAATACTAAACACATAACATGTAGTTGAATGCCTTGTTATGATCTCCAGCGTAATCAACATCACAATATCCACGTATCCCACTCTTTCCGTCTTTCTtatatagattcttctaatagaTTCTAAATGAGGCTTCTTTAGATCCTGGATAAATCGACTTATCATGCTTACTGTGTACGATATGTCTGGCTTTGTTAGAGTACGATAGATTAGGCTGCCAACTAGTTGTCTATACGTGGTAACATCTTCCAAGTCCTTTCCTTCAGCGGAACATAACTTTACGTGTAACTCTATTGGAGTTATAATAGGTTTGCATTCAATATCACAAACTTCTCCAATAGATCCTTAACATACTTATGCTGACAAAGGAAAAGACTTCCTTTGTGCGTTCAACTTCAagactaaaaaaatgatttaactCATCCAAGGATTTCATTTGGAAACATACTGGTAAGTTGGCTCTAACTTAATTAATCTCAACAACATCATCACCTGTGATGATAAGACCACCAACTTAAACTAAAACTATAGCCAACTATCAAAGCCACATCTTCAGAGATAAGTATGCTGAAAATATCGCCAATTGGGTGATACTTCTTAAGAGGTGTAGGGTGGCATTGATGCTCGAATCTATAACCCAAAGCACTCTAAAGGGTCTTCTTAtgccataattttatttttggttcATATATAAGGTACTTAGATTAGTATTAGCATCATGAAAGGCTGAGAGGCAAAACGTCCTTTGTGTATCAGGCTATGGTAGGAAAAAATGTCCTATTCTATCGTGTAACAACCTCAAGCTTTTCTAGATTTTCTGGTTTTTCAACTAAAGGATTTCTATCCTCGTCACTAGAAGCGTCTTTCCAAGAATAATTTAGAGAAGAAGAGAGTTTGGGCAtttgatgaaaaaaaaaattgaaaaaacccaattttttttaatctttaaagACGCTGATCAAATGAATTCACACCCAGAATAAttgaaagaaatatatatatcagaggaAAAGACTACCCTAAATATGAGAagtttcttttctcttttagtTCAAATGTAGAAGGAAGTGGTGTTCTTATTCTTTATACACGAGTTATTTTGTGAAAGGGTTTATATGACTCAGCATGAGTCTATATACCTTTTCGCAACTGCAGTTAATTGTCAATTCGTACAACAACGGTTATAAAAGCCTCGATTAACAATGGTTAAGGTTTGGAATAAGCAAAAAATGTAGATCATTCAAGTCttttttgttggtcccttataatattacaagtatagttccaaggggggttaggaactatttaaaaaattttaagttagggcagacttttttttcgtgagaaaaaggttttaacagcggcgctgagtgaatagcaagatactagcttagacaactggtgactaggtcagtttctttacttgagtcaggagatagcacttagagtctattcctgagctcagatattcaatgcgcacaactcaacttgacctctttacttggtcagtttttgtttaaacaagcaataaatatataaaggagtttaaggttagaaatatgttactcagcagatttatccaggttcggcctccaagcctacgtcctgtccccggaacacgttccgagatttcgaattctctactgagctctttaacggtagagcatcaaaccttttacaatcttagcaactaagtataacaagagtaccttcctctatacctctactcaatcctaatctctcgctgagtactataaccgagtactcagcctctcctttctaatctctagaaatgataagtgtttgtcctaaacaatgattgctaagacaccttagatgattgaataatcactctagacttttacacaaaagatatgaaatttagtgtaagattgcattgctttttcttgcagaactttgcatagagatttggtcagcgtaatggcttgatcaagttctttttttaataaagcaactgaagggctctatttatagagacgtctgaggcatcggtcatttcgaattttgaaataaccgttggagggaaacggcttcctatcgttgtcatcctgtcttgctcagagctctcggccaatcagatttgagtatcttctgtcctcggtcagcttttggtcagctcggcagaatgtctcttcatttatggtaaggtcaactagacagcattctgtgtcgtctgaactttacccaaagtggaaacactttgtctggaagttgtccttagccagctgctgtcttgtactctttgtcgaatcaagtCAGCAGCTTCGtaccgaagttgttccacgaaggtcttctagatccttcttccgctgagctgcgttttgtacataacgacatcgttttgacatacgcgggccgagttgccttaaactgtttaacttgggctttgacttccgtattgggctttgggccttttaatctttgtgtcttataaacaatttaactcaacattgaacaaacacattagtagaataaatcaaagcatttaaacttagtgtgtttagaatatgtttttaattatacttaaacaattttgtcaaatcaaaattatgtggaaaggtgtttcaacaaactcccccattttgatgttggcaaaactattcagcaaagaactcagtattgagctcccccatgatagttgacctaatataacttagcaaactcccccgtcagggttgagctactgacttagtttttctttaaacatttgaaggtttaatcgagtaagcctaaggtcagttttcagatataggtcaactcatggaacatattctattttactcagcgTTTAAGCAAaagttttaacattcagagggtgctgagtaatttgttgttcaatgagttttataagacagtgttatataaacatacaagtcaatgtcaaacatgttatcagcattaggttcaatcaataagttttataagcattaaccATAgctgatgtaattgaagatacataatgacttaatactcagcatcatagataataactcataactcaggtttttgataaaaagatgcaagtattgatattactagaagtagtcagcgtatacaacaaaagaaaagcataaacatagagactacaaacttagcataactgagctagcctaatttctatttctttttcttttgcttggactgactatgctcatgctgtgttctagtttgttctttctcccccgttttgtcagcatcgggaggaggaatcctaaaggcgtcggttaagacggctctggtcagttccgtggacagcgctttaagtctatcggcgctttcattgacaccatcaaaaatagcaactccatcatctgagacctcggcggctatattaagttcagcagcgctgatcatgcttactataaaagcttgagatttacctatccaggtaagtgcttcggacagaccagcaacgacttgatgaaatgtcttcagtaaggatgtgtcgtagtattgacgctgaatattgCTGTGATGtacatggttgaaggtttgtctggtgacagACAGTATCTCATTTTGTTTcatggcgtcagtgtccatctcttgtttgttcaagttcaacagtcgaacagcctcaccaatttgctccactgagcattgagaataggagaccatttgctcgttggtcttgatttgctcggtgtgaagctgagcaaagagcattttaacttcatcaaAAGTGGCATAtcgcgtgttcgcagctgacaaggtctgaacttgaccttgaagagtgttgaggTGTTGAACaattgtcagctggagctcagccagctttgtgatagaatcctgcttaggttgctgtgcttgaatggagactatgacactcagcaaatccttgaatcccttaacttcattgagaagctgagttacttgggagagctgagttgtctcaacagtagaagacccagcagcaggtggagtaatttgatgaaggtctttaatcaatgtttgcaccgagtcgatgattcttttaccaaactcggtggcatgcaagtagctgagAGAGCCTTCATGAACTTGTCcggtttcctcagtatgaccggttggaagaggagtcagaggaataacatggtcagtgactggaagtgtgtttccaatctgcacttgagtctcgggtagaactgattgatcggcagaagtgttgattggagaagaagtaatccgaatgctgtctgtgctgactggagcaggaatgtcctgagtcagcacaatgcttgttgtaacagcattgacgggaattggctccacttggcttgtagagttagcagaagcattcaagtcggcgtgttcctttggtgaagaaacagaggcttgcttttcaagggaagccgatggagtagaagatggttgttttctgaaaaatttcagcttgagtttagaagggttttgggtcggcttctggataacaaagtcagggacagttggtttCTGAACAGGAGGGACGACGtcagacttctgacttgccttaactaatcttcttcttgttcatcatcttcttcactatcgccatctaactcttcctcaacttgtgcaatgaactgatcatccagatgcacatcatcttcttgatgctcagcttcagttcctagacactgtgtgtagtgagaatcaccaggaacaatgacgtcagtagggatagcatcaataggagttattgtagaagacttctgcttcttttgaggttgctcatcagcatctgttctttcctcaattttaggctcatcttgcctgctccttttctcagctgacttaggtctctcctgacctggttcagcagctgacttagaCTTCTcggcctgaggctcagccttctttgaaggagtcccaataGCTTTCCTCTTGTGGGCAGCtagagcctttgtccttttgctctgctttggagctgtttcctcagcttgttgttcagcagcagcttttcctttttttagtggctgattgaacttcaaagccctcagcgaagcagcggttatctcagatcctctagccttagtttcctcagatagatcaatttgatgatctaagaggattctggtgatgagcgatcccagcctgagagttccagtgctccttaggaagccagcaatcaagaatactggcatgttgatcggcttgtatgtcagcatatgccatatgaagcattgctcaaaattcgttgctgaggtggtgcagttgatcttgggataaatgaagtaggtcagcagatagtgagccatcttttggtgctgacccattgaggtacttgagacttctccagagtggccatagggtttacagaaggtggtatcgtacccagtaccatcATGATCTCCAGAccgcctcagttttgttccctcattctttaacttcagcaagttagcaagataggtagggtttatgaaaatggtcttttcctttaccacagttaccagatagtcctggttatcattagcaactcggagattgtggtagaactcccttactaggtcaggataggtgtg
The DNA window shown above is from Euphorbia lathyris chromosome 1, ddEupLath1.1, whole genome shotgun sequence and carries:
- the LOC136201403 gene encoding GDSL esterase/lipase At1g74460 yields the protein MMKFVVLIITILGIFSNRCESKIVQFIFGDSLSDVGNNKYLSRSLANANLPWYGIDFGSGLPNGRFTNGRTVADIIGDQMGLPRPPAFLDPSLTEDAILDNGLNYASGGGGILNDTGNLFIQKLCLNKQIELFEGTQVLIRNKIGKQEADKFFGEARYVVALGSNDFINNYLMPVYSDSWTYNDQTFIDYLMETLQGQITRLHSLGARQLMVFGLGPMGCIPLQRVLTTSGGCQDRTNKLALNFNQASTKLLDSLSSRLPNATFKFGDAYDVVNDVITNPTPYGFNNSDSPCCSFGRIRPALTCIPASTLCKDRSKYVFWDEYHPSDRANELIANELIKKFGFLRVNDTDSPSPAVAPSP